In one window of Paenarthrobacter nicotinovorans DNA:
- a CDS encoding metal-sensitive transcriptional regulator, producing MNSPDLKLSHPDAPVIEVDLEPSAHHGYTSNKDAYLKRLKRIEGQVRGIARMVEDDKYCIDILTQVAAATKALHAVSLGLVEEHIGHCVVGAASEPDPEARAEQIDAKVKEATDAIGRLLR from the coding sequence ATGAATTCACCAGACCTGAAACTGAGCCACCCGGATGCGCCAGTCATCGAGGTGGACCTGGAACCCTCCGCGCACCACGGCTACACCAGCAATAAGGACGCGTACCTCAAGAGGTTGAAACGAATCGAAGGCCAAGTCCGCGGGATCGCGCGCATGGTGGAAGACGACAAATACTGCATCGACATCCTCACGCAGGTCGCAGCTGCCACCAAAGCCCTCCACGCAGTGAGCCTGGGCCTCGTTGAGGAGCACATCGGCCACTGCGTCGTTGGCGCTGCCTCCGAGCCCGACCCCGAAGCCCGCGCCGAACAAATCGACGCGAAAGTCAAGGAGGCCACCGATGCCATCGGGCGCCTGCTGCGGTAA
- a CDS encoding heavy-metal-associated domain-containing protein: MSQTIQTNVNVSGMTCGHCVSSVSEELESLSGVQNVAVDLNPGGLSTVTITSTHELSPSEIGEAVAEAGYLVVANEA; encoded by the coding sequence ATGAGCCAAACCATCCAGACCAACGTGAACGTTTCCGGCATGACCTGCGGCCACTGTGTTTCCAGCGTGAGCGAAGAACTCGAATCTCTTAGCGGCGTCCAGAATGTCGCAGTCGACCTCAACCCCGGCGGCCTGTCCACCGTCACCATCACATCCACCCATGAACTCTCGCCGTCAGAAATTGGCGAGGCCGTGGCAGAAGCCGGCTACCTGGTGGTAGCCAACGAAGCCTAG